A single Harpia harpyja isolate bHarHar1 chromosome 6, bHarHar1 primary haplotype, whole genome shotgun sequence DNA region contains:
- the C6H12orf75 gene encoding overexpressed in colon carcinoma 1 protein — MGCGNSTASGAGGRGATGTTKDVAEESVSDDDKRRNYGGVYVGLPSDAAAMVSSQTKATPKD; from the exons ATGGGCTGCGGCAACTCTACGGCCAGCGGCGCGGGCGGGCGAG gtgCCACAGGGACTACTAAAGATGT AGCAGAAGAATCCGTATCAGATGATGACAAAAGGAG GAACTATGGTGGCGTGTATGTTGGCCTGCCGTCAGATGCGGCTGCCATGGTTTCCAGTCAGACGAAAGCTACACCGAAAG atTAG